The Gambusia affinis linkage group LG05, SWU_Gaff_1.0, whole genome shotgun sequence region GTAAATACATATCAACACTGGTTTTGAATAAGAATAAGGATAGGACAGACTTCTAGTCAACCTGACCCCTGTTGAAAACATAAGATCTACGCCTAAATCCAGTTCAGTgcaagccccccccccccctcaaaaaaaaaaatataaatcagaacTAGGTTAGCAACACATGTTGAGAGAATTTTGCCAGAATCTTTGTTAAGGCTACAAAAAttgttgtttctctgcaacttgCGTAGAACAAATTATCTAAATATCAGTGTGGGTGTATTTTTGAGTGTCTATGTGGGTTAGGGGAAGTCCCTAATAGTTTAAAACCAATCAAACTTTACTGCTTTAAAAGTCTTGAAGTTGCGTGGTGTCCTTTTTCCAACtcttgaaaaagaaacaataaataaatcaattaaagcTTCagattaatatgcagtttatgcTGCTGATGAGTATAACCTTTGACTGAACCTAAATAATAATGCTTGAATCCCATTTTTTCCTGCTTACATGTTACATTTGTTTCCTTGTATTTTTAAGGACAAATGGGAACGCTATGCCAACTCTAAAGAGACCTTTGAATTGTTTGAGCATGTCAGCCTGATGACACTGGATAGCATTTTGAAGTGTGCCTTTAGCTGCAACAGCAACTGTCAGACAGAGGGGTGAGTAACCTTAACAGAAATCATCATTTCAGCTTCTGCGTCCATCCAAGACAAGTTCAGATGCTTTATTAACAAGCAGAAGGAAGATATCACCTTTCATGTTTCcctgctttttttctgtcagggGAACAAATGCCTACATCAAAGCTGTGTATGAACTCTCCAATCTTATTAACTTCCGGGTGAGGACGTTTCCATACCACAGCGACCTCATTTTCCACCTCAGCCCACATGGTTTCAGATACAGGAAAGCATTAAAGGTGGCTCACAGTCATACAGGTAAGCCCTGAGCTCAGTGACATCTTTGTTTAATATAATCTGTCCATTTAAAGAGTAAacgtttgttttcttttcaagatGAGGTCATCAAAAGGAGGAAAGAAGCACTAGAGTCAGAGACGGAACTGGGCCGCATACAGGCCAAAAGATACTTGGATTTTCTGGACATTCTTCTCTTTGCACGAGTATGTGACATCAATTCAAACCTActgatttaaaagcaaaaatgtggCATTTGGTTATTTGTTCAGTAAGAGCTGACTAAAAGTACTGCAAGAAGTTTAGctaaaatgatatttaaaaaaagattaaagcaaaaacactATCAAACATAAttgcaaatatttgtaaagcaaGTACATCATGCATCAATGTAGGACATATTTTAGGGAAAACTGGTGAAGATGcataaataactcaaaacaaatTCATCTTTTGGTATTAGATTAGAAAAAGTCAGTGGAAAGCACAACATTTATTCATGggagaaaaatgcaacatattcagaaaaatgtttttatcaaaatcaTCAGTGGCACAATTATTGGTACCCAAAATGAACCAGTTTTAAGTAAACGTAtcatgcattttttgttttcactttttaaaacctaaatacATTGTGATAAGACTTTTACTAATACAACAATGTTAATGTTTAAAGGACTCATAATAAAAGTGAAGAGCAAAATGGCATTTAGAGTTTTATAGAGAACCCTGCCCAACATGTCTGTTGGGAAAAGATGTGTAATACTATTAAAAGAATGAAGACTTTTTTCATACTTATGAAATCTGACACTTAAAAacgcaacaacaaaaatcaaatgaacTAATTTACAAAACAGCCTACAATTGATTGGtgaaggatctgtgatgcttCACCACAGATCCTTTGGAACTTTGGACTTTGGACTCTTCCAAAGTCCTGTTAGAGtgcataaaatcaaataatctttGAATATGTCTACCAAATCTAAATACCACAGAAAACCTGCTGGGTGAActtaagagaagaaaaataagcgAGGACAGGACGATCAAAAGAgatgttgtaaataaaaatagcttaacatttgtttggtttttttaagtaGAATTTATGCCAGTGCAGTAAAAAGATGAATTtactttaaagctttttaaattgcattacCAGCCTGTCAATCAATGTGGCCAGCAccgaaaaataaaattttaattgaaaaaggAATAACATAAACCTGATAACAGATTAGAGATGAGGCAACACAAGGTCATAGCATTAATGCAGCCAGAAGTGACTCAGCAAGTAAACATGCTCTGCATACTAATGTTCTCTATTAAGGCAGTTTTTCACCATTTTGTGTCTCTATGCTAAAAAGCTGAGGGGAAAAACTAGATAGAGCGAAGAATATTTCTTTGTGCAACATTTATAGTCTCTTTTAACAACTCTGAGCAGCTGATAAGGATTTCTTTAAGAACAACAAGGTTGCCGTCCTCTATCTGAAGCTCAGTGGTAGAACGGAGATACGAGGGCAATGACAGATTAAAGAACATTTACTACAGAAtcgtaaaataaaacaaatagcaaCAGTGTGGTTAACCTACAGATGTGAACGTCACtattttaaaagctgctttgaGTCACAGCTATCGGAGATAATTGAGACTTCTAAGTGTTTAATGCTTGCCAATGTATTTTGAATGtcttattgttgtttgttttctcagatgCATTTTTGCTGCTGGTTGAAACATTACAtgcagaaaaattttaaatgtgtggTGCATCCAAACAATCTACACATCCCTGTAGAAATGCTTGGGCTAATGACCTGCGACGTAGCCTTTATGGtctgcaattatttttatttttaatttcttcttcagGACGAAAACCAGCAGGGCCTGTCAGATGAAGACCTGCAAGCAGAAGTGGACACTTTTATGTTCGAAGGGCACGACACCACAGCCAGTGGCATCTCGTTCATCCTCTACTGCTTGGCCTGCCACCCAGAGCACCAGAAGCTCTGCAGGGATGAAATTTGTGAAGCTTTACAAGGCAAAGACACCATGGAGTGGTGGGCAAACTTTGAGACAATAATGCTTGCATAAGAAAGTTGACCCTCAGCTGTGCTAGATTAATAGTTAAATCTAATCTATGCACACCTTTACCCCCTCTCTGTGAATAACATTAAGTCTCTTGTCCCATATTAAGGGAGGATCTTAATAAAATTCCATACACCACAATGTGCATCAAAGAAAGCCTTCGTCTTCATCCTCCTGTGCCAGGAATATCCAGGCAGATCACTAAACCTATCACCTTCTTTGATGGAAGAACATTGCCAGCAGGTCAGTGACATTAGTGTGTATACTCCCTGTTACTGTGTTACTTAGTCACATAAAAACTTCgttataaacattattttatgaagAGTGCTATAAAGCACTTTCTATACAAAACCGAGTTTATCCCTACAGCATGTTCAGAAAGGTATTGACACAAGCAGTTTTACAGCGATGACCCAATGTTAACTTCAAGGCAGGTTTGAAGAAGAGGTGTATACATATttcaattttgcattttgtttactGTCCTAACTAAAatacagctttattttttaaaggctCTCACGTTGGAGTAAGTGTGTTTGGAACTCACAGAAACGCAACAGTCTGGGAAAACCCTCATGTAAGTCATGCAAAGTTTATTATAACCATAACGGCAttggaaaatgtaatttttaaataattccaaaCTATGGAAACAGCATTAATACAGGACAGATTGGGCAGTCCAGAAGTtattattttgatctttttttttctcctgaggAGTGTACAAAAGA contains the following coding sequences:
- the LOC122831655 gene encoding cytochrome P450 4B1, which gives rise to MELTEALFKYQLAWPHMHYFLAALCLLAVVCKLTFILLKRKALLKNFDDFPGPPAHVLFGNVLEFKQDGTDLFKLLKWAESYPYAFPVWFGPSICILNIHHPDYVKTLLASTEPKDNFAYKFIESWIGNGLLVSKGQKWFRHRRLLTPGFHYDVLKPYVKLMSDSAKIMLDKWERYANSKETFELFEHVSLMTLDSILKCAFSCNSNCQTEGGTNAYIKAVYELSNLINFRVRTFPYHSDLIFHLSPHGFRYRKALKVAHSHTDEVIKRRKEALESETELGRIQAKRYLDFLDILLFARDENQQGLSDEDLQAEVDTFMFEGHDTTASGISFILYCLACHPEHQKLCRDEICEALQGKDTMEWEDLNKIPYTTMCIKESLRLHPPVPGISRQITKPITFFDGRTLPAGSHVGVSVFGTHRNATVWENPHVFDPLRFLPENVSKRSPHAFVPFSAGPRNCIGQTFAMNELKVVTALTLKRYKLIEDPNIKPKMIPRLVLRSLNGIHIKIKPVEPEM